In one window of Rathayibacter caricis DSM 15933 DNA:
- a CDS encoding bifunctional lysylphosphatidylglycerol flippase/synthetase MprF yields MPSWIPPHAVSAVRGLLAGARRSPAAVGLVLLVIGASAAAGTLAGPASATTAAWWAAGSGSLLGGRPWTAVTALVIAADPLQLVLEAVLALLLLVIAERRLGSWRTVLAFVITGTTGIVLGVLLQVVGAAAGEWWASDTIGDTAFDPLTGAVGALLTSTAFMGALWRRRLRVTVFALVLMFVLYAGDPADVHRLLAGVAGLGLGAVLAGPVAGVRPHRHAPSSHRESRGLLAAVVAVTALGPLVAVLSDSGYGPFSFLGRLLQSAFTGTGDLEDPCARLTRHCTHHVQLSLVQPGAILLTFVPLILLLVAARGLRSGRRLGLVLAVGVNGAIVVLDVLSLQHAARHPEFEHHAEYLLWVATTVLVPLAVVALLLAGRRHFRVLAPRAAARRWRRAIGAAFAAGLGGYLAVAFAARTSFEPAVDGGGLLVGGLLRFVPVGFLGGAGRLPMPRDPLARVVSDWVGPAFWLLVVIAVVALLRATDAQRSRGDGAVYRGILARHGAGSLGHQGTWQGNDHWIAPDGEGGVAYRVVGGIAIALSDPACAPERRDEVVAGFLRHCDERGWSPVFYSVHDELLPVFDRLGWSRVSVGEETVIDLAGFELTGKQWQKVRYPLNRGLKLGIEAVWTTWPELSLATANSIVDLSERWVAEKALPEMGFTLGGLDEARDPEVSLLLAVGPDGVLQGVTSWLPVRRDGRIVGWTLDFMRRSDDAMPGIMEFLIASAALRAKEDGAEYVSLSGAPLATAPVAEGEAPPEPTVLSRLLDFLARTLEPAYGFTSLFRFKAKFHPRYEGLWLAYPDAMRLPQIGTALARAYLPDLSARDALAFARTLGARPEEHETPVRNAG; encoded by the coding sequence ATGCCGTCGTGGATCCCCCCGCACGCCGTGTCCGCCGTCCGCGGTCTGCTCGCCGGCGCCCGCCGGTCGCCGGCCGCGGTCGGGCTGGTGCTCCTCGTGATCGGCGCGAGCGCCGCTGCGGGAACCCTCGCGGGGCCCGCTTCAGCCACGACAGCCGCGTGGTGGGCCGCCGGATCCGGCTCCCTGCTGGGTGGCCGCCCGTGGACCGCGGTCACCGCGCTCGTGATCGCCGCCGATCCTCTGCAGCTCGTGCTCGAAGCGGTGCTCGCCCTGCTGCTCCTGGTGATCGCCGAGCGCCGCCTCGGGTCGTGGCGGACGGTGCTCGCCTTCGTGATCACGGGAACGACCGGGATCGTCCTCGGCGTGCTCCTCCAGGTCGTCGGCGCGGCCGCGGGGGAGTGGTGGGCGAGCGACACGATCGGCGACACCGCGTTCGATCCGCTGACCGGAGCGGTGGGCGCGCTGCTCACGTCCACCGCGTTCATGGGCGCTCTGTGGCGTCGGCGCCTGCGCGTCACCGTGTTCGCCCTCGTGCTCATGTTCGTGCTCTACGCCGGCGACCCCGCCGACGTCCACCGCCTCCTCGCCGGAGTCGCGGGACTGGGACTCGGCGCCGTCCTCGCGGGCCCGGTCGCCGGCGTCCGCCCGCACCGGCACGCACCCAGCTCTCACCGGGAGTCGCGCGGCCTGCTCGCAGCCGTCGTGGCCGTCACCGCCCTCGGCCCGCTCGTCGCCGTCCTGTCCGACTCGGGCTACGGCCCCTTCTCGTTCCTCGGTCGACTCCTGCAGAGCGCGTTCACCGGTACGGGCGATCTCGAGGACCCCTGCGCGCGGCTGACCCGCCACTGCACCCACCACGTGCAGTTGAGCCTCGTGCAGCCGGGAGCCATCCTGCTCACGTTCGTGCCCCTGATCCTGCTCCTGGTCGCCGCGCGGGGTCTGCGGTCCGGCCGGCGTCTCGGACTCGTCCTCGCCGTCGGCGTCAACGGGGCGATCGTCGTCCTCGACGTGCTGTCGCTCCAGCACGCGGCGCGGCATCCGGAGTTCGAGCACCACGCCGAGTACCTGCTCTGGGTCGCGACGACGGTCCTCGTCCCGCTGGCCGTCGTCGCGCTCCTGCTCGCCGGACGCCGGCACTTCCGCGTACTCGCGCCGCGTGCCGCGGCCCGCCGCTGGCGGCGCGCGATCGGTGCCGCCTTCGCGGCCGGTCTGGGCGGCTACCTGGCCGTCGCCTTCGCGGCGCGGACGAGCTTCGAGCCCGCCGTCGACGGGGGAGGGCTCCTCGTCGGAGGACTCCTGCGGTTCGTGCCCGTCGGCTTCCTCGGGGGCGCCGGTCGGCTCCCGATGCCGCGCGATCCGCTCGCCCGGGTCGTGTCCGACTGGGTGGGGCCGGCGTTCTGGCTGCTCGTGGTGATCGCCGTGGTGGCCCTGTTGCGCGCCACCGACGCGCAACGGTCCCGCGGCGACGGAGCGGTGTACCGCGGGATCCTCGCGCGCCACGGCGCCGGCAGTCTCGGCCACCAGGGCACCTGGCAGGGGAACGACCACTGGATCGCTCCGGACGGCGAGGGGGGAGTGGCCTACCGGGTCGTCGGGGGGATCGCGATCGCGCTCTCGGATCCGGCGTGCGCCCCCGAGCGTCGCGACGAGGTCGTCGCGGGCTTCCTCCGGCACTGCGACGAGCGCGGCTGGTCGCCCGTGTTCTACAGCGTCCACGACGAGCTCCTGCCCGTGTTCGACCGCCTCGGCTGGTCACGGGTCTCGGTCGGCGAGGAGACGGTCATCGACCTCGCCGGCTTCGAGCTGACCGGCAAGCAGTGGCAGAAGGTGCGCTACCCGCTGAACCGGGGGCTGAAGCTCGGCATCGAGGCGGTGTGGACCACCTGGCCGGAGCTGTCGCTCGCGACCGCGAACAGCATCGTCGACCTCTCGGAGCGCTGGGTCGCCGAGAAGGCCCTCCCCGAGATGGGCTTCACCCTGGGCGGTCTCGACGAGGCCCGCGACCCGGAGGTGTCCCTCCTGCTGGCCGTGGGACCGGACGGCGTGCTGCAGGGCGTGACCAGCTGGCTGCCGGTGCGCCGCGACGGCCGCATCGTGGGATGGACGCTCGACTTCATGCGCCGCTCCGACGACGCCATGCCCGGGATCATGGAGTTCCTGATCGCCTCCGCGGCCCTGCGCGCGAAGGAGGACGGTGCCGAGTACGTCTCGCTGTCGGGTGCTCCGCTCGCCACCGCGCCCGTCGCCGAGGGGGAGGCGCCGCCCGAGCCGACCGTGCTCTCGCGCCTGCTCGACTTCCTCGCGCGGACGCTCGAGCCCGCCTACGGATTCACGTCGCTCTTCCGGTTCAAGGCGAAGTTCCATCCGCGCTACGAGGGGCTCTGGCTGGCCTACCCCGACGCGATGCGCCTGCCGCAGATCGGCACGGCCCTGGCGCGCGCCTACCTCCCGGACCTCTCGGCCCGCGACGCACTGGCGTTCGCCCGGACGCTGGGTGCGCGGCCCGAGGAGCACGAGACGCCCGTCCGCAACGCCGGCTGA
- a CDS encoding acyl-CoA carboxylase subunit epsilon — protein MSEQDSAPSVVISTPGLDARQIAAVTAVVTALAAQGADEVEESQELMSGWNDRSHAVRAPLHAAPGAWRSFAG, from the coding sequence ATGAGCGAACAGGACTCCGCCCCCTCCGTCGTCATCTCGACCCCCGGGCTCGACGCCCGGCAGATCGCCGCGGTGACCGCCGTCGTCACCGCCCTCGCGGCTCAGGGCGCGGACGAGGTCGAGGAGTCGCAGGAGCTGATGAGCGGCTGGAACGACCGCTCCCACGCCGTCCGGGCGCCCCTGCACGCGGCACCGGGCGCGTGGCGCTCCTTCGCCGGCTGA
- a CDS encoding ATP-binding protein — protein MPVADAPPTGAPANRLRIDRIVTTVLSLFGFGFALQTVPPILDQLRFLQPAVAWPVLALVFGALAAAVGTAVVHRGTRITGVLVAGALLLALLTWPLSVVPGEVLPAMPYVFYLLTLGTAFCTLVAPLRVAVVYAVVTPVLFCVLRVLPSGGAVEPTRAVLDAFYVGIVGFVMLVLISVLRQSAEEVDRAQTTAMEQYEAAMRQHAGEVERIEVDALVHDNVLATLLAAATAESPSQRALASSMARRTLAVLLPEKESDVAEGSVPLEVVERQLAHAASTFAADLDVGTAPAADPRTASVPRAVAEAVLGAVWQALSNSVQHAGPGDQVRRTVRGLLDVDSVEVVVEDDGRGFSVAEVPRERLGIRLSILERVHNVSGDARVESRPGEGTRVVIGWSARTAAARSGTGS, from the coding sequence ATGCCGGTCGCTGACGCTCCGCCGACGGGTGCGCCGGCGAACCGGCTGCGGATCGACCGGATCGTCACCACGGTCCTCTCGCTCTTCGGCTTCGGCTTCGCCCTGCAGACGGTCCCGCCGATCCTCGACCAGCTGCGGTTCCTCCAGCCGGCGGTGGCCTGGCCGGTGCTGGCCCTGGTCTTCGGCGCGCTGGCCGCGGCCGTCGGCACCGCGGTCGTCCACCGCGGCACGCGCATCACCGGTGTCCTCGTGGCGGGCGCCCTCCTCCTCGCGCTGCTGACGTGGCCGCTGAGCGTCGTCCCGGGCGAGGTCCTGCCCGCGATGCCCTACGTCTTCTACCTGCTGACGCTGGGCACGGCCTTCTGCACCCTCGTCGCTCCGCTGCGGGTGGCGGTCGTCTACGCCGTCGTCACCCCGGTGCTCTTCTGCGTGCTGCGGGTGCTGCCGTCAGGCGGAGCCGTCGAGCCGACCCGAGCGGTGCTGGACGCCTTCTACGTGGGCATCGTCGGCTTCGTCATGCTCGTGCTGATCTCGGTGCTCCGGCAGTCGGCCGAGGAGGTCGACCGCGCCCAGACCACGGCGATGGAGCAGTACGAGGCGGCCATGCGCCAGCACGCGGGGGAGGTCGAGCGGATCGAGGTCGACGCCCTCGTGCACGACAACGTGCTCGCGACGCTCCTCGCGGCCGCCACAGCGGAGTCGCCCTCCCAGCGCGCGCTCGCGTCGTCCATGGCCCGCCGGACCCTCGCCGTGCTGCTGCCCGAGAAGGAGTCGGACGTCGCGGAAGGGTCGGTGCCGCTCGAGGTCGTCGAGCGGCAGCTCGCGCACGCCGCGTCGACCTTCGCCGCCGATCTCGACGTGGGGACCGCTCCGGCGGCCGATCCCCGGACGGCGTCCGTTCCGCGCGCCGTGGCGGAGGCGGTCCTCGGAGCCGTCTGGCAGGCGCTGTCGAACAGCGTCCAGCACGCGGGACCCGGCGATCAGGTGCGCCGCACGGTGCGAGGGCTGCTCGACGTGGACTCCGTCGAGGTGGTGGTCGAGGACGACGGGCGCGGCTTCAGCGTCGCCGAGGTGCCGCGCGAGCGACTGGGCATCCGGCTCTCGATCCTCGAGCGGGTGCACAACGTGAGCGGAGACGCGCGGGTGGAGTCCCGCCCCGGGGAGGGCACTCGCGTCGTGATCGGCTGGAGTGCCCGGACAGCCGCCGCGCGGTCGGGGACCGGCTCGTGA
- a CDS encoding acyl-CoA carboxylase subunit beta, giving the protein MYTTAGKIADLKARYHEAVTASGEAAIEKQHAKGKMTARERIDTLLDPGSFVELDEFVRHRTHAFGMEKKRPYGDAVVTGTGTIHGRQVAVYSQDFTIFGGSLGEVAGEKIIKVMDLALKTGVPIIGILDSGGARIQEGVVALGKYGEIFRRNTASSGVIPQISIICGPAAGGAVYSPALTDFVIMVDKTSQMFVTGPDVIKTVTGEDVGMEELGGALTHNKISGVSHYLASDENDALDYARTLLSFLPDNNLSQAPVFDTEVDLETTDSDRFLDTVIPDSPNQPYDMRVVIEHIVDEGDFLEVQPLFAPNIVIGFGRVEGRSVGIIANQPSAMAGTLNIEAGEKASRFVRFCDAFSLPILTLVDVPGYLPGTDQEWTGVIRRGAKLLYAYAEATVPLVTVILRKAYGGAYIVMGSKQLGADINLAWPTAEIAVMGGQGAVNILYRNEIRRAEEAGEDVAAVRTRLANEYTYNVASPFLAAERGELDGVIEPSATRVSVIKALRALRTKRANLPAKKHGNIPL; this is encoded by the coding sequence ATGTACACGACCGCGGGGAAGATCGCCGACCTCAAGGCCCGGTACCACGAGGCGGTCACCGCGAGCGGTGAGGCCGCGATCGAGAAGCAGCACGCCAAGGGCAAGATGACCGCCCGCGAGCGCATCGACACCCTCCTGGACCCGGGCTCCTTCGTGGAGCTGGACGAGTTCGTGCGCCACCGCACCCACGCGTTCGGCATGGAGAAGAAGCGCCCCTACGGCGACGCGGTCGTCACCGGCACCGGCACCATCCACGGTCGCCAGGTGGCCGTCTACTCGCAGGACTTCACGATCTTCGGCGGCTCGCTCGGCGAGGTCGCGGGCGAGAAGATCATCAAGGTCATGGACCTCGCGCTGAAGACCGGCGTCCCGATCATCGGCATCCTCGACTCCGGCGGAGCCCGCATCCAGGAGGGCGTGGTGGCCCTGGGCAAGTACGGCGAGATCTTCCGCCGGAACACCGCGTCCAGCGGTGTCATCCCGCAGATCTCGATCATCTGCGGGCCCGCGGCCGGAGGAGCGGTGTACTCCCCCGCTCTGACCGACTTCGTGATCATGGTCGACAAGACCAGCCAGATGTTCGTGACCGGCCCCGACGTGATCAAGACCGTCACCGGCGAGGACGTCGGCATGGAGGAGCTGGGCGGCGCGCTCACCCACAACAAGATCTCGGGCGTCTCGCACTACCTCGCGAGCGACGAGAACGACGCCCTCGACTACGCGCGGACGCTCCTCTCCTTCCTCCCCGACAACAACCTCTCGCAGGCCCCCGTCTTCGACACCGAGGTCGACCTCGAGACCACCGACTCCGACCGCTTCCTCGACACGGTCATCCCGGACAGCCCGAACCAGCCGTACGACATGCGCGTCGTGATCGAGCACATCGTCGACGAGGGCGACTTCCTCGAGGTGCAGCCGCTGTTCGCCCCCAACATCGTGATCGGCTTCGGCCGCGTCGAGGGCCGCTCGGTCGGCATCATCGCCAACCAGCCGAGCGCCATGGCCGGCACGCTCAACATCGAGGCGGGCGAGAAGGCCTCGCGGTTCGTGCGCTTCTGCGACGCGTTCTCGCTCCCGATCCTCACGCTCGTCGACGTGCCCGGCTACCTCCCCGGCACCGACCAGGAGTGGACCGGCGTGATCCGCCGCGGCGCCAAGCTGCTCTACGCCTACGCCGAGGCCACCGTGCCCCTGGTCACCGTGATCCTCCGCAAGGCCTACGGCGGCGCGTACATCGTCATGGGCTCCAAGCAGCTCGGCGCCGACATCAACCTGGCCTGGCCGACCGCCGAGATCGCGGTCATGGGCGGCCAGGGCGCGGTCAACATCCTCTACCGCAACGAGATCAGGAGGGCGGAGGAGGCGGGCGAGGACGTCGCCGCCGTCCGCACCCGTCTCGCGAACGAGTACACCTACAACGTGGCGAGCCCGTTCCTGGCCGCCGAGCGCGGCGAGCTGGACGGCGTCATCGAGCCGTCGGCCACCCGCGTCTCCGTGATCAAGGCGCTGCGGGCGCTGCGCACCAAGCGCGCGAACCTGCCCGCCAAGAAGCACGGCAACATCCCGCTCTGA
- a CDS encoding 5-(carboxyamino)imidazole ribonucleotide synthase — protein MRVGVIGGGQLARMMIPAAVELGIDIAVLAETEGAPAALAATQVGDYRDEAVVLAFAETVDVVTFDHEHVPQPILRELVARGIPVHPGPDALLYAQDKLLMRRRLSDLGLPVPDWAEVSSADELAAFLDDHGGRAVVKTARGGYDGKGVRVVRGAAEADDWFEALAEDGRGGSLLVEELVDFRRELAQLVARRPSGETVLWPVVESVQRDGVCAEVFAPAPASAGRVAAMAAEIAESIAERLGVTGVLAVELFETTDDRILVNELAMRPHNSGHWTMDGSTTSQFEQHLRAVLDLPLGATGCRDPWTVMVNVLGGPQGESLTDRYPRVLAEHPGVKVHNYSKQPRPGRKVGHVNATGDELESVVYEARAAAALLTD, from the coding sequence ATGCGCGTCGGCGTGATCGGTGGCGGCCAGCTCGCCAGGATGATGATCCCCGCGGCCGTCGAGCTGGGGATCGACATCGCCGTCCTCGCCGAGACCGAGGGCGCTCCCGCGGCGCTCGCGGCGACGCAGGTCGGCGACTACCGCGACGAGGCGGTGGTGCTCGCGTTCGCCGAGACCGTCGACGTCGTGACCTTCGACCACGAGCACGTCCCGCAGCCGATCCTGCGCGAGCTCGTCGCCCGCGGGATCCCCGTGCATCCGGGCCCGGACGCCCTCCTCTACGCGCAGGACAAGCTGCTCATGCGGCGCAGGCTCTCCGATCTCGGCCTGCCGGTCCCGGACTGGGCGGAGGTGTCCTCGGCCGACGAGCTCGCCGCGTTCCTCGACGACCACGGCGGCCGTGCCGTCGTCAAGACGGCCCGCGGCGGCTACGACGGCAAGGGCGTGCGGGTCGTCCGCGGCGCCGCGGAGGCCGACGACTGGTTCGAGGCGCTCGCCGAGGACGGTCGCGGCGGCTCCCTGCTCGTCGAGGAGCTCGTCGACTTCCGGCGCGAGCTCGCGCAGCTCGTCGCCCGCCGCCCCTCCGGCGAGACGGTGCTCTGGCCGGTCGTCGAGTCCGTGCAGCGCGACGGCGTCTGCGCGGAGGTCTTCGCCCCTGCTCCCGCCTCCGCCGGACGCGTCGCCGCGATGGCGGCGGAGATCGCCGAGTCGATCGCCGAGCGCCTGGGCGTCACCGGCGTCCTCGCCGTCGAGCTCTTCGAGACGACCGACGACCGCATCCTGGTCAACGAGCTGGCCATGCGGCCGCACAACAGCGGTCACTGGACCATGGACGGCTCCACCACCTCGCAGTTCGAGCAGCACCTGCGCGCGGTCCTCGACCTGCCGCTCGGAGCGACCGGCTGCCGCGACCCGTGGACCGTCATGGTGAACGTGCTCGGCGGACCGCAGGGCGAGTCGCTGACCGATCGCTACCCCCGCGTGCTGGCGGAGCACCCGGGCGTCAAGGTGCACAACTACTCCAAGCAGCCGCGACCCGGCCGCAAGGTCGGCCACGTGAACGCGACCGGCGACGAGCTCGAGAGCGTCGTCTACGAGGCGCGAGCCGCGGCGGCGCTTCTCACCGACTGA
- a CDS encoding PH domain-containing protein, with protein MTTDAPELELARLTPRARKAVAPVIGFLLLTWSGFYFAAQFDLGLQRWIIALGTAVLVLLLCAPSALRSAGIRYRITTRALHARRGLVGVRRAEVVFDPRMSVRVARSVTQRFARCADVVIEQDGAEVFVLRDLPDPGLAAIVLRDAIAASPRPLPAWEDPVRPE; from the coding sequence ATGACGACGGACGCCCCCGAGCTCGAGCTCGCGCGGCTGACCCCTCGGGCGAGGAAGGCGGTGGCCCCGGTCATCGGCTTCCTCCTCCTCACCTGGTCGGGCTTCTACTTCGCCGCTCAGTTCGACCTGGGGCTCCAGCGGTGGATCATCGCGCTCGGCACGGCCGTCCTGGTGCTCCTGCTCTGCGCCCCCTCGGCGCTGCGCTCGGCGGGGATCCGCTACCGGATCACCACGCGCGCCCTGCACGCGCGGCGCGGTCTCGTGGGCGTCCGGCGCGCCGAGGTCGTGTTCGATCCGCGGATGAGCGTCCGGGTCGCGCGGTCGGTGACCCAGCGGTTCGCCCGGTGCGCCGACGTCGTGATCGAGCAGGACGGCGCGGAGGTGTTCGTGCTGCGCGACCTGCCCGATCCCGGGCTCGCCGCGATCGTGCTCCGGGACGCCATCGCCGCGTCGCCCCGGCCGCTGCCGGCGTGGGAGGACCCGGTGCGGCCCGAGTGA
- a CDS encoding GAF and ANTAR domain-containing protein, with protein sequence MATDSLSTLSSSYADEFPVRGAAISTIGSSFGGETVSASDDVAARLDEIQLDLGEGPCWDAARRRTPVLVDDVRDAAERWPLFAAEVGRLPLDAVYAFPLRIAGLDVGVVDLYSTASGPLPAAVIERIRARTPGTALRVVAHVLSDSGTAASSNVHSRRIIHQATGMILARHGISAEESLLLLRAHAFAQGRPVAEVAEEIVDRRTGFPPPPLEI encoded by the coding sequence ATGGCGACCGACTCCCTCTCGACCCTGTCCTCGTCGTACGCCGACGAGTTCCCCGTGCGCGGCGCGGCCATCTCGACGATCGGCTCGTCGTTCGGCGGCGAGACCGTCTCGGCGAGCGACGACGTCGCTGCGCGCCTCGACGAGATCCAGCTCGACCTCGGCGAGGGGCCCTGCTGGGACGCCGCGCGGCGCCGCACTCCGGTGCTCGTCGACGACGTGCGCGACGCGGCCGAGCGCTGGCCCCTGTTCGCGGCCGAGGTCGGCCGGCTGCCCCTGGACGCGGTCTACGCGTTCCCTCTGCGCATCGCGGGGCTCGACGTGGGCGTGGTCGACCTCTACAGCACCGCCTCGGGTCCGCTGCCCGCCGCGGTGATCGAGCGGATCCGCGCGCGCACGCCCGGCACGGCACTGCGCGTCGTCGCCCATGTCCTCTCGGACAGCGGGACCGCCGCGAGCAGCAACGTGCACTCGCGCCGCATCATCCACCAGGCGACGGGGATGATCCTCGCTCGGCACGGCATCTCGGCGGAGGAGTCCCTCCTGCTGCTCAGGGCCCATGCGTTCGCGCAGGGCCGCCCGGTCGCGGAGGTCGCCGAGGAGATCGTCGACCGCCGCACCGGGTTCCCCCCTCCTCCCCTCGAAATCTAG
- a CDS encoding GAF and ANTAR domain-containing protein: protein MAARSREHDLIETFVTLSDTLVDDYDTVELLQTLVDRSAALFEAASAGIVLRDAGGVAEVLASTDEDSRLIGLLQLREESGPCMECLTTGEAVVVPDIRDVRAGWEPFRDRALELGLRSVHCVPMRLRSECIGSLNLFRSEPGTLPADDVAVAQAFADVATIGILHQRALLESDTVRDQLQHALNSRVLIEQAKGAVAYAREISTDEAFQILRRHARSNSTALTLVASRVVAGELRL from the coding sequence ATGGCGGCCCGCTCACGGGAGCACGACCTCATCGAGACGTTCGTGACCCTCTCCGACACCCTCGTCGACGACTACGACACGGTGGAACTCCTCCAGACCCTCGTGGACCGCAGCGCCGCGCTCTTCGAGGCCGCCTCGGCGGGCATCGTGCTGCGCGACGCCGGGGGCGTCGCCGAGGTGCTCGCGTCGACCGACGAGGACTCCCGCCTGATCGGGCTGCTGCAGCTCCGGGAGGAGTCCGGGCCCTGCATGGAGTGCCTCACGACCGGCGAGGCCGTGGTGGTGCCCGACATCCGCGACGTGCGCGCGGGCTGGGAGCCCTTCCGGGACCGCGCTCTCGAACTCGGACTCCGCTCGGTGCACTGCGTCCCGATGCGCCTGCGCAGCGAGTGCATCGGATCGCTCAACCTCTTCCGCTCCGAGCCGGGCACGCTGCCGGCCGACGACGTCGCCGTCGCGCAGGCGTTCGCCGATGTCGCGACCATCGGGATCCTGCACCAGCGGGCCCTGCTCGAGAGCGACACCGTGCGCGATCAGCTGCAGCACGCTCTGAACAGCCGCGTGCTCATCGAGCAGGCCAAGGGCGCGGTCGCCTACGCCCGCGAGATCTCGACCGACGAGGCGTTCCAGATCCTGCGCCGGCACGCCCGCTCGAACTCGACGGCGCTCACCCTCGTGGCGAGCCGGGTCGTCGCGGGCGAGCTGCGGCTCTAG
- the purE gene encoding 5-(carboxyamino)imidazole ribonucleotide mutase — protein MGSDSDWSVMQAASTTLTEFGVAHEVRVVSAHRTPEAMIAYGRDARSRGLKAIIAGAGGAAHLPGMLAAVTPLPVIGVPVPLARLDGLDSLLSIVQMPAGVPVATVSIGGARNAGLLAVKILATADDALSERLVAFAADLETQVAAKNDALVASL, from the coding sequence ATGGGCTCCGACTCGGACTGGTCGGTCATGCAGGCCGCGTCGACGACGCTGACGGAGTTCGGCGTGGCCCACGAGGTCCGAGTCGTCTCGGCCCACCGGACCCCGGAGGCGATGATCGCGTACGGCCGCGACGCCCGCTCCCGAGGCCTCAAGGCGATCATCGCCGGCGCGGGCGGCGCCGCCCACCTCCCCGGCATGCTCGCGGCCGTGACTCCGCTGCCCGTCATCGGCGTGCCCGTGCCGCTCGCGCGCCTGGACGGCCTCGACTCCCTCCTCTCGATCGTGCAGATGCCCGCGGGCGTGCCCGTCGCGACCGTGTCCATCGGCGGAGCCCGGAACGCCGGCCTTCTCGCCGTCAAGATCCTCGCCACGGCCGACGACGCGCTCTCGGAGCGCCTCGTCGCGTTCGCCGCCGACCTCGAGACCCAGGTCGCCGCGAAGAACGACGCCCTGGTGGCGAGCCTGTGA
- a CDS encoding biotin--[acetyl-CoA-carboxylase] ligase, translated as MQLPLSRSVSPKVLWEEHAGSTNDVLREHATRAPDQWPHLAVVATDDQRAGRGRLGRVWQAPAGRTLAVSVLVDASGLQAGASGWLPLVAGAALARALAPLVAVPVAVKWPNDVLLDGRKTAGILAERLPDGRVILGTGVNLLLTEDELPVPTATSLALAGARTADADAVLAAYLTELSALLAPLLSLRDAEAAGTAAAVRERCGTLGLRVRVELPDGSVHEGTALALDADGRLVVQLADGPRAFSAGDVTHLRQ; from the coding sequence ATGCAGCTCCCGCTCTCCCGCTCCGTGTCCCCGAAGGTGCTGTGGGAGGAGCACGCCGGCTCGACGAACGACGTGCTCCGCGAGCACGCCACCCGCGCGCCGGACCAGTGGCCGCACCTCGCGGTGGTGGCGACCGACGACCAGCGGGCCGGCCGCGGCCGCCTGGGCCGGGTCTGGCAGGCGCCGGCTGGTCGGACCCTCGCCGTCTCGGTCCTGGTCGACGCCTCCGGACTTCAGGCAGGCGCCTCCGGATGGCTGCCGCTGGTCGCGGGTGCGGCGCTCGCCCGGGCGCTCGCCCCGCTGGTCGCAGTCCCGGTCGCCGTGAAGTGGCCCAACGACGTGCTCCTCGACGGCCGCAAGACCGCCGGCATCCTCGCCGAGCGGCTCCCCGACGGCCGCGTGATCCTGGGAACGGGCGTGAACCTGCTCCTCACGGAGGACGAGCTCCCCGTGCCGACCGCGACCTCGCTCGCTCTCGCCGGCGCCCGGACCGCCGACGCCGACGCCGTCCTCGCGGCGTACCTCACCGAGCTCTCGGCCCTGCTCGCACCCCTGCTCTCGCTGCGCGACGCCGAGGCGGCCGGCACCGCCGCCGCCGTGCGCGAGCGCTGCGGCACCCTCGGCCTCCGCGTGCGCGTGGAGCTCCCCGACGGCTCGGTGCACGAGGGGACCGCCCTCGCGCTGGACGCCGACGGTCGGCTCGTCGTTCAGCTCGCGGACGGACCGCGCGCGTTCTCGGCGGGCGACGTCACCCACCTGCGGCAGTGA